A single genomic interval of Heterodontus francisci isolate sHetFra1 chromosome 45, sHetFra1.hap1, whole genome shotgun sequence harbors:
- the LOC137356502 gene encoding histone H1-like codes for MTDTAAAETAPPAAAAQVKTPKKKKAAPRKGSCGPKLGELILKTVAECSVRSGMSLQAIKKALRVKGVDVEKGKFQIKQSIKRLVAKDFLVQTKGTGASGSFKIAKQEKKGNVVKKIKTGAAKRSLVKKTAAKKQITKKTAKKSPGKKIVAKKVSSKKTAAKKVSSKKTAARKVSTKKAETPKKAVKKATLPKKSPAKNANKTKRATGGKPPKKVQSSRGGKKPKAAKAQKAAPGKK; via the coding sequence atgaccgatactgcagccgccgaaacggctcctccagccgccgccgctcaagtcaagactcccAAGAAGAAGAAAGCGGCTCCCCGGAAGGGGTCATGCGGTCCCAAGTTGGGCGAGCTGATCCTCAAGACTGTGGCGGAATGCAGTGTCCGCAGTGGGATGTCACTGCAGGCAATAAAGAAGGCTCTGCGTGTtaaaggtgtcgatgtggagaagggcaagttccaaatcaagcaaagtatcaagcggcTTGTGGCGAAAGACTTCCTGGTGCAGACGAAGGGCACGGGGGCGTCCGGCAGCTTCAAAATCGCGAAACAGGAAAAGAAGGGAAATGTGGTGAAGAAGATTAAGACAGGAGCAGCCAagagatctttagtgaagaaaacagctgccaagaaacagataacaaagaaaacagccaagaaatccccagggaagaaaatagtcgccaagaaagtgagcagcaagaagacagcagccaagaaagtgagcagcaagaagacagcagccaggaaagtgagcaccaaGAAGGCGGAAACACCAAAGAAGGCGGTAAAGAAAGCAACGCTTCCAAAAAAATCTCCAGCGAAGAATGCCAATAAAACCAAGAGGGCCACGGGCGGAAAGCCGCCCAAGAAAGTCCAATCATCAAGGGGCGGGAAgaagccgaaagcagcaaaggctcagaaagcagctcctggaaagaagtga